The nucleotide sequence TCATGAACTTCTTGGGCAAAATTTCCCCAAGCGATGACTCTTAACGTGGAAGGAGGATCGATCTCCCGCAGTGCTGGAAACTGAACTAACATTTCTGTTAGGGCGAGTTGACTATCAGAGGTATAACGCAGTTGGGGATCTTGAATAATCTCCGCCATCAAAATAATACTGTTCATGGTTAAGCAACAAATTCTAGTACAAGGTTAAACACTCCCAGGGAGTTGAGTTTTTTTTGATCATGACATTTTTAGTCTAATCTTTAAACTCTTTTTTTGTTAATTTTGAATGTCAAACGTCGTCTGGGTGTTCCATCCCTTGGGATTGATTCACAAACTCATGGACTAAATTGCGATATTCTCGCAAGGTTGTATCAACCCAATCGCGATCAACACTATTGGCAAAAATGTGAACGAGAGGTTCTCCAGCATCAGGTAAAATCAACACCCAGTTATCATCTTGGTAATTAATTAATTTGACTCCATCAATTAATTCTAGGTTTTCTGGGGAATGAGTTTCAACTAAATGTCGCATCAATCCGCCTTTAATTGTCCAGGGACAACGCACGGTAAACCGACGATGGACAACATGGGGTAAATCTGCCCGCACTTGGGTGAGCGATCGCTCTTGGGTGGTTAACATTTCTATAATTTTAGCAATAGAAAACATGGCATCAAACCCCGGATGCAGTTGGGGGAAAATAAACCCCATATCTCCACTTCCGCCTAAAACTACATTCGGGTTGCGGTGACAGGCTTCCATTAAAGCCGTCGGGTTGGCTTTGGTGCGAATGACTTTGGCATCATAACGGCGGGCTATTTGTTCAATGGCGGCGGAAGTATGAACTGGAACTACAACGGTACTGCGGGGATGGGAGGTTAACACCATATTCACCATCAACGAGGTTAAGATTTCTCCCCGAATGGGACTTCCGGTTTCATCGACTAACATAAATTGTTCGCCATTGGCATAGACTTGCGCCCCGAAATTAGCGCGTAAGGCTTCAACGACTCGCCCTAATTGATCGAGTAAATTTTCTCGTTCAGGAACGGATAAAGCGGTATGATTTAAGCTGGCATTTAAGACCACCGCATCACAGCCAAATTTGGCTAAAAGTTGCGGTAAAATTGCCCCAGAAACGGCATAAACATAATCTATAACAACTTTAGCATTACTGTAGCGTAACACTTCGGGATTGATATGTTTTCCAAAGCTGATACTATAAATATCAAGTAAATCAATGGTATAACTGACGTTACCAATTTCAGGAATTTGCGCCCGTCGTAAATCTTCTTTAAAATAAGCTCCTTCAATTTTCTTTTCTTTGGCTTTGGTAATATTAATTCCTTTATGATCTAAAAATTCAATTAATAGATAATCTGCCCGTTCGGGAGAAAGTCGGACGTGAATTCCCCCGGCAACTTTTAACGACGGAATGGCCGTGCGGGTAATCGGAATCGCAGTCGCATCTAAGTTAATAATATCGATGCCAACGGACATTAAACCTGCCACTAAGGAACGAGTCACCATGCGAGAAATCGGTCGTTGATCTCGCGAAACCGCTACGGTTGAACCGGGTTTTAAGGTTGATCCAAAAGCCGCCCCTAATTTAACAGCAAATTCCGGCGTAATATCAATATTGGCTAATCCTTGTACTCCCCGTTGACCAAATAAATTGCGTTGGGCGGTATTACCCCAAATTAAATTAATATTTAGGGTCGCCCCGGATTCAATTTTTTTACTGGGCCACACCCGCACCCCTGGACTAATTTGGGCTTCTTCCCCTACACTGGATAAGGAACCCACCACCGCCCCTTCGAGAACGTGGGCACGACGGTCTACACGGGCACCTCTGGCGATCACACAAGCTCGTAAATGGGCATCATCCCCAATAATCGCACCATTCCAAATAATCGGCCGTTTAATATTAGCATCGGCGCCGATGGTAACATTATCTCCAATGACGGTTCCGGCTTCAATTTGTGCTCTAGCGCCAATTCGACAATTGCGACCAATCAAAACGGGGGTTTCAATTTGGGCTGTTTCATCAATATAAGTATTTTCTCCCACCCACAACCCCGGAGAGCTTTCTGGGTAGGGAATTTTAAGTTTTACTTTCCCCATTAAGACATCATAATGGGCTTCTCGATAGATATCTAAATGACCAATATCACACCAATAGTTATTGGCAATAAACCCATACATGGGTTCATCTTTTTCTAAGAGTAATGGAAATAAATCTTGAGAAAAATCACATTCTTGATCAAAGGGAAGATAGTCTAAAACTTCCGGTTCTAAGATATAGGTTCCTGTATTCACCGTATCGGAAAAAACTTCACTGGTGGCGGGTTTTTCTAAAAAGCGACGAATGCGTTGATTTTCATCAGTAATCACCACCCCAAATTCCATAGGATTCGGCATTCGTGTTAAAATCAAGGTGGCTTTTGATTGTTTGCGACGATGAAATTCAATGGCGGCAGTTAAATCAAAATCGGTGACACTATCTCCGCTAATGACTAAAAAGGTTTGATCTAAAAGTTCAGCAATATTTTTAACACAGCCTGCGGTTCCCAAGGGTTGATCTTCTTCCACGGCATAGGTGATTTGGACACCTAAATCACTGCCATCATGAAAATATTCTCGCATCACATCAGGAAGATAATGCAATGTGGCAACTATTTCTATAATATTGTGTTCTTTGAGTAAATTAATAATATGTTCAGCAATGGGACGATTGAGTATCGGTACCATCGGCTTAGGCAGATCGCAGGTTAAGGGTCGCAGTCGTGTTCCTGATCCACCTGCCATTAGCACTGCTCGCATATATCCTCCTGACTGATTAAGGCTGATTGATGTTGACTGAAAATAAATTGAAATCGTTGAGATTTCATGGACTCAGATTTTTAATCAAAAAAAAAGCGTCATTCTTGAGATCCTTTCAACGAAATTGATTCTACAGCTTACCGATTTAAGTTTTTAATCGAAAGGCTTTAAAACTATTAAAATGAACAACCCACTTCTTCTAGGATAGCAAATTTCTTATTTCCTGGACAAAAATATTAAAATGATTCTCTATTTTAATCGTTAATTTTTATTAAACGCTTGGGTTTCTCCCCGGCTGAAGTCTCCTGCTTAAAGGTTAATCACGAGATGGGGCAAGCTTTTGATCAAGCTGGAAATGGAGGAAACTGATGCCAGAGGGTTGAGGAGATCAGTTACTCATCGGTGATAAACTACACTTGTCTCGAATCAACTGCTACAATAGATTACCATTAACTTCTGTTTAATCCTTCACAGCAAAATCTTTTGGGTATGAGTTCGATCATTAGCCTATTGCTACTTGTCATTTATGGAGGCGGAATCTGGAAGTTTTGGAGTGGGTTTGAAAAGACCAACTTCAACCGCAGTTTCCAGAATCGTCTGATCCTTTCCTTATTCTGGCCTGTGTTAGTGTTCAATTCCTCCTATCGGAAAAACTTTACCAAAGCCTTAAAAGGCTCAAAATAGAGATAAATCTATAATGAATGACTAAATCTTCTAATCCATCCAATTTTTTTAATTTATCCGTAGGGTCTGACCCCTTGGAAACAGCGATCGCAACCGTTGCCCATCGTTTTAACCGAGAATATCAAGGGGGTGCATTTGACCTCCCCCCAGAAGTAGAAACCCTGGAAATTTTTCGCGATCGCATGGCGGGAACTTTAGCAGAAAAAATCACTTCCCCCTTTTGGGAAATTGCCAAACCTCACAAAAATCAACGCTGTTTAGATATTGGTTGTGGGGTGAGTTTTCTCATCTATCCTTGGCGAGATTGGGAAGCATTATTTTATGGTCAAGAAATTAGTACCGTTGCTAAAGATGCCCTCAATGTTCGGGGGCCACAGTTAAATTCTAAACTGTTTAAAGGAGTAACCTTAGCACCGGGTCATCAATTGCAATATGAAGCTCATCAGTTTGATTTAGCGATCGCAACGGGGTGGAGTTGTTACTATCCTCTGAGTTATTGGGAATTGGTTTTAAAAGAAGTTAAACGAGTGGTTAAACCCGGTGGAGATTTTGTCTTTGATGTGTTAATTCCCGACGCTGAATTATCAGAAGATTGGGCAATTTTAGAAACTTATTTAGGGACAGAAGTGTTTTTAGAACCCTTAGAAAATTGGGAAACAATTATTAAAGCAACAGGGGCTAAACTTTTAAAACGCAAACCCGGAACGTTATTTCAACTTTATAAAATCCGCTTTTAAACGGAATCATGATCATTGACCTGTTGTTAATTGGGGCATTAGGATTTCTAGGAAGTTTTGGTCACTGTTTGGGAATGTGCGGCCCCTTAACCGTTGCCTTTTCCTTTTCCGATGAATCTTTACCGACTCGTAAAATTCCCTTTCAATTTTATCTGTTATTAAATTTAGGTCGAATTCTCAGTTATGCCTTTGTTGGGGCACTGATTGGTGGAGTCGGTTCAGTCTTAATTGCCAGTGGACAAATGGCAGGAATTGGCAGTTTTTTTCGCCAAGGAATTGCCATTTTAACCGGAATATTATTAATTATTTTAGGATTAGCTCAAATTAACCCCACCATCTTTCATCGTTTCCCCATTATTCATCCTTTATCTCCCCAAAATTTGCATCATCACCTGAGTAAACTCATGGTGAATGTTTCCTTACAACAGCATTTTTTTACTCCCCTATTATTAGGATTAATTTGGGGCTTTATTCCCTGTGGCTTTCTCTATACCGCCCAAATTAAAGCCGCAGAAACAGGCAATATTGGCTGGGGAATATTAACGATGTTAGCCTTTGGAATAGGAACCTTCCCAACGATGTTAGGGGTGGGAATATTAACCGAAAAATTCACCGCCGACCGTCGCAGTCAACTGTTTAGACTGGGGGGATGGATTACTTTATTAATTGGAATTTTAACCTTATTAAGAACCGGAAATCATGTTGATTATTCCGGTTATGGCTCCTTAATTTGTTTAATAGTCGCCTTAATTGCTCGTCCTATTAGTCGGTTATGGTCACAACCTTTAAAATATAGACGAGTGTTTGGAGTCGGTGCTTTTGTATTAGCGGTGGTTCATACGGTACAAATGTTAGATCATACTTTTCAATGGAATTTAACCGGGTTTGACTTTATGATCCCTCAACATCAAGGCGGAATTATAGCCGGAGGGTTGGCTTTTGTATTAATGCTTCCTCCCGCTATTACCAGTTTTGATAAAATTCAAAATCAATTAGGCATTGTTTGGCGTAGAATTCATTTATTAGCAGTTCCAGCCTTCATTTTAGCGGTCATTCATACCCTCCTAATTGGGTCAAACTATTTGGGAGGGTTTGAACTCACCCTGATGATTAAAATTAGAGTTGCACTGCTTTTATTGTTAAGTTTAGTGGTATTATTAATTCGCTATCAAACCATTTGGTCATTCTTTGGGTTAAAAAAGTTATATGTTGCACCCCTTAAACAAAAATAAGTTCTTAAAATTATTATTAATTTTGGGAACATTCCTCTCAATTCAACCCCTAGAAACAGTTTTGTTTTTTAACCGAGCGATCGCTCATGAAGTAGAAGTTTCTGGAGATGTAGCCGTTACATTTCATCTTGAACCCAATCATAATCCCCGTGTCGGACAAAAAGCAACAATTTGGTTTGTTTTAACTCGTCGCGGGGGACAAATGATTCCTTTCTCCCAATGTAATTGTCAATTGTCAATTTATCGAGAACCTCGAAAAGCCAATGATCAACCGTTAATGCAGCCTCAACTTAAAGCAATTTCCGCCGAAAAATATCAAGGTATCCCTGGAACTGAGGTGATCTTTCCCAGCGTGGGAATTTATCAATTAGAATTAAAAGGAACTGCCAAAAATAATAATAGTTTTAAGCCGTTTAAAGCCAATTATTCGGTTACGGTTCGATAAAAAAGTATCGTATAGAATTACTATAGAGATTAATAGGATAACAATGTCTCAAAAAACTCATCCGTTACAACGTCTTCTACAGTATGCTCGACCCTATCAAAAAACTATTGGGTTAGCAACGCTTTATTCTATTTTAAATAAAGTGTTTGATTTGGCTCCTCCAGTGTTAATTGGATGGGCCGTTGATGTGGTGATTAACCCGAATACGTCTTTTTTAGTCAACTGGGGAATTCAAGGAGCGTTTAATCAACTGTTAGTTTTATCAATATTAAGTTTCATTATTTGGACTTTAGAATCTTTATTTGAATATGCGTATAAAATCCTCTGGCGCAATTTAGCCCAAACCTTACAACATGATTTAAGATTAGAAGCTTACGGACATTTACAAGAATTAGAATTAGCCTATTTTGAAGAACGCAGTAGTGGCAGTTTAATGGCTATTTTAAATGATGATATTAATCAGTTAGAACGATTTTTAGATATTGGGGCGAATGAAATTATCCAAGTCATTACAACGGTAATTGTAATTGGGGCAGCCTTTTTTATTTTAGCCCCAGGTGTGGCTTGGTGGGCAATGTTACCGATGCCGTTTATTGTTTGGGGTTCGGTTTGGTTTCAAAAATTACTCGCCCCTCGTTATGCCGATGTTCGGGAAAAAGTGAGCTTACTGAATGGACAATTAGCCAATAATTTAGGCGGAATTACAACCATTAAAAGCTTTACCGCAGAACAATATGAAATTCAACGGATTACCTATCATAGTGAAGCTTATCGCCAAAGTAATAAACGGGCAATTACCTTATCTTCGGCTTATGTTCCCGTGATTAGAAGTTTAATTTTATTTGGATTTATTGCCACTTTACTCTTAGGCGGATTACAAGTTACTTCAGGACAATTAGCCGTTGGAACCTATAGCGTTTTAGTGTTTATTACCCAACGGTTATTATGGCCGTTAACCCGGTTAGGAGATACCTTTGATCAATATCAACGGGCGATGGCTTCTGTTAACCGGGTAATGAATTTATTAGATACACCGATTGAAATTCATCCGGGTGATATTCCTCTTCCAATTAATTCTGTGCAGGGAGAAATTGAATTTAAAAACATCTATTTTTCCTATAAAAATCGCTATCCCGTCATTCAAGATTTATCCCTCAAAATTCCGGCGGGTAGAACCATTGCCATTGTCGGTTCTACGGGATCGGGAAAAAGTACCTTAGTGAAATTATTATTACGATTGTATGAAATTAATGCGGGTGTTATTACCTTAGATGGCATTGAATTAGATCGGTTAAGGTTAGAAGATTTACGGCAAGCTATCGGGTTAGTCAGTCAGGATGTTTTCTTATTTCATGGAACCGTAGCCGAAAATATTGCCTATGGAACCTTTGATGCGTCGTTAACTGATATTATAGAAGCGGCAAAAGTGGCAGAAGCTGATGAATTTATTAACGATTTACCGTTAGGATATGATACAATAGTCGGAGAACGGGGTCAGAAATTATCCGGCGGACAACGACAACGAATTGCCATCGCCAGAGCCGTATTAAAAAATCCCCCGATTTTAATCTTAGATGAAGCCACATCGGCCGTCGATAATGAAACCGAAGCCGCCATTCAACGTTCCTTAGAAAAAATTACCAAAAATCGCACCACAATTGCCATCGCCCATCGCCTTTCAACGGTTAGAAATGCCGATTGTATTTATGTGATGGAACAAGGTAAATTAGTGGAATCAGGAACCCATGAAAACCTTTTAGAAGCACCCGGTATTTATGCGGGGTTATGGCGGGTGCAGTCCGGTTTAAATTAGCCCATGAAACAGGCATCTTGCCTGTTAACTTAACGAGAAGCAACCAGGAAATGCTAGAATAATCAGTGATTTATTCAAACCCTTTAAATTTTCGTAACCATATCCTGTTCTTGCCATGTTAAAAGCTCTGTTGGGTGATCCGAATGCGCGTAAACTTAAAAAATATCAGCCTCTTGTCACAGATATCAACATTTTAGAGGAAGAAATTCAAAGCCTCTCGGATGATCAGCTTCGGGCGAAGACAGGAGAATTTAAAGAAAAATTAGCCAAAGCTCGAAACCGAGACGACGAAAATCAAATTCTCGATGAAATTCTCCCCGAAGCCTTTGCAGTAGTTCGAGAAGCCGGAAAGCGAGTTTTGGGGATGCGACACTTTGACGTCCAACTGTTAGGCGGTATTATCTTACACACTGGGCAAATTGCCGAGATGAAAACAGGGGAAGGTAAAACCCTGGTTTCCACCCTTCCCGCCTATCTCAACGCCTTAACGGGAAAAGGAGTCCACGTCATCACCGTTAACGATTATCTCGCCCGTCGGGACGCGGAATGGATGGGACAAATCCATCGTTTCCTCGGCTTGAGTGTAGGGCTCATCCAGCAAGAGATGAGCCCCGATGCCCGTAAGAAAAACTACAACTGTGATGTTACCTACGGGACAAACAGTGAAATGGGGTTTGACTACCTGCGGGACAACATGGCAACTTCAATGGATGAAGTGGTGCAGCGCCCCTTTAACTATTGCATTATTGATGAAGTAGACTCGGTTTTAGTCGATGAAGCTCGGACACCGTTAATTATTTCCGGTCAAGTGGAACGTCCGAGTCAAAAATATATGCGGGCGGCGGAAGTTGCCCAAATGATGCTAAAAGAAGAACATTATGAAGTGGATGAAAAAGGCCGTAATGTTCTGATGACCGATGAAGGGTTTGCCAAAGCAGAAGAACTATTTGGGGTTCAAGATTTATATGATCCTAATGATCCTTGGGCGCACTTTGTTTTTAATGCCTTAAAAGCCAAAGAATTATTTATTAAAGACGTTAACTATATTGTTGGCAATGGGGAAGTGATCATTGTTGATGAATTTACTGGGCGGGTAATGCCCGGTCGTCGTTGGAGTGATGGCTTACACCAAGCGATTGAAGCGAAAGAACGGGTGGATATTCAACCGGAAACTCAAACTTTAGCCACGATTACCTATCAAAATTTCTTCCTATTATATCCGAAATTATCGGGGATGACCGGAACCGCAAAAACCGAAGAAGCGGAATTTGAACGCATCTATAATTTGCAAGTTACTATTATTCCGACTAACCGGGTTACAGGACGGCAAGATTTGCCCGATGTGGTGTATAAAACTGAAGACGGAAAATGGACTTCTATTGCGGAAGAATGCGCCGATTTGCATAAAGAAGGTCGCCCAGTTTTAGTCGGAACTACTAGCGTTGAAAAATCAGAAATTCTCTCAAATTTATTACAACAACGCAAAATTCCCCATAATTTATTAAATGCTAAACCGGAAAACGTAGAACGGGAATCAGAAATTATTGCCCAAGCCGGACGCAAAGGGGCGGTAACTATTTCAACTAACATGGCCGGACGGGGTACGGATATTATTTTAGGGGGAAATGCGGAATTTATGGGGCGGCTAAAAATGCGCGAGTATTTGATGCCAAAAATTGTTAAACCCGATGATGAGCGAGAATTAGCCGTCGTGGGTGTACCCGGTAGTCGTCGCCCCCCCGCCCAGGGATTTGATATGAGTAAAAAACCGAAAACCTGGAAAGTTGCAACCCAATTATTCCCCACAGAATTATCGAAATCTACTGAACAAAAGCTAAAAGAAGCGGTTGATTTTGCCGTTTCTGTGCATGGAGAACGCAGTTTACCGGAGTTACAAGCAGAGGATTTATTAGCGGTGGCGTCCGAAAAAGCCCCCACTTCTGATCCGGTAATTCAGAAACTCCGTGAGGTGTATAATTTGATTGTTAAAGAGTACGAAAACTTCACCAAACGGGAACATGAAGAAGTGGTGGAATTGGGCGGACTTCATGTGATTGGCACAGAACGCCACGAGTCTCGACGCATTGACAACCAACTGCGGGGACGGGCTGGACGACAAGGTGACCCCGGTTCAACACGGTTTTTCCTGAGTTTACAGGATAACTTATTACGGATTTTTGGCGGTGATCGGGTTGCGGGATTAATGGATGCTTTTAATGTGGATGAAGATATGCCCATTGAGTCTCGATTATTAACGCGATCGCTCGAAAATGCCCAACGAAAAGTTGAAACTTACTATTACGATATTCGTAAACAAGTCTTTGAATATGACGAGGTAATGAACAATCAACGGCGGGCAATTTATGCGGAACGTCGCCGGGTTTTAGAAGGGCAAGATTTGAAAGAACAAGTGATTAAATATGGCGAACAAACGATGGATGACATCGTAGAAGCTTATATTAATCCTGATTTACCGTCGGAAGAATGGGATTTAGAAAATTTAGTCAGTAAATCAAAAGAATTTGTTTATCTTTTAGCCGATTTAACTGCCGATCAATTGGTAGATTTATCGGTGGATGAAATTAAAACTTTCCTTCATGAGCAGTTACGCAATGCCTATGATATTAAGGAAGCGCAAGTGAATCAAATTCGCGCCGGGTTAATGAGGGAAGCAGAGCGCTTTTTTATTCTGCAACAAATTGATACTCTGTGGCGGGAACATTTACAACAAATGGATGCGCTGCGTGAGTCTGTTGGTTTGCGGAGTTATGGACAAAAAGACCCCTTAATCGAATACAAGAGCGAGGGCTATGAATTGTTCTTAGATATGATGACGGATATTCGCCGAAATGTCATCTATTCCATGTTCCAATTCCAGCCTCAACCGATGACCGTTTAGGGGTTTAGGTCGGTTTTAGAATTTCTTAATATGGACATTCATCACTTTTTTCTTGACATCCCAAAATTATCGTGTATATTTGAGGAGTGTGAGGAGTGAGGTCTGAAAAGAAAAAGCACTTGGGGTCGAAACTCGGCCAGACTCCCAGGTGCTTTTTCTATTAATAATTTTGCCCAAAAACCGCCTGCAATCTAATCAAGTTAACGACTAACTTGCGGATCTGCAATATATTCAAAATCGGGTTCAGAATTCCAAGGGCCGCGACTATCTTGACCGTTACTAGAGAGATTATAGTAAATATTAACCGTATCGTCCGGTTTAATATTTCCAAATAACGGATCTGTTAATTTCCCTAAGGAATCTAAGGCTTTCATAAACATTTTGGTATGGGAAATTTCACGGGTCAATAAATACACTAAGGTGTCTTTTGTACCGGGGTCAGGTGCTAATTTAATTAACTCTTCATAGGTTTGTCGAGCTCCCGCTTCCGCCCCAATATTAGCGCGTAAATCTCGAACCACATCCCCTCCTTCATTCACATAGGCGGCTGTCCAAGCTTGACCTTGAGAATCTAATAAATGGGGGCCCATTCCTCGAACGGTAAATAAGGTACTTTTAAACGCTTCTGTTTGATCAACATTTTTTGTATGGGCTTCTATCAGTTTGCCTACCATTTCTAAATGCCCAAATTCTTCAAGGGCAATATCTTGAAGCATATCTCGAATACCGGGATTTTCCACATGAAACGATTGTACCCAATATTGCAAAGCTGCTGTTAACTCCCCCGTTGCTCCCCCAAATTGTTCGAGAAGTAATTGGGCAAAACGAGGATTCGGTTCATCAATATTGATTCCTTTTTCAATGGGTTCTTTCTTATGAAAAAACATGAAATTCTCCTAATTGAATCAGCCAATAAAATTCAGAAATCACATTAAAAATTGCTAAAATGTGTTCTATCTATGAAGTAGTGTATCAACTTCCTCTTGACCTAACCTCTGTCTCAATACCGAGTTAAAATTTTTTTTATTTATACCCAATGAAAGAGGGGATCTTTAATTCATCGCCGCTTGGTAATACGGTCTTGAGAGGGGTAATTTCTAAGGTAGATCTCCGGGTTCAGAATTAGGTTTTCCTTCCTTTAGTGCTAAAAACATTGAACCCCAAACATAAAAAATTCCCGTGACTAATAACAGTAACATTAATGGGGTTAAGCCTGCAAACGGAGTGATCGCTAACATTAATAACAAACTGAACATTAATAGAGGAAATGCTTGATTTTTCATTGATATTTCTCCTAAATTTCCTATTAGTGTGTCTAGCCTGAATCAAATTTTCCTCTATCCGAGTGTTGAATTTTGTATTTGGGATCTATCTTTAAAGTAACTTTTGTAGAGCTTGAAGCAACCCTAAACAAGTTGCACAACACTATTATTTTGTCAATGTGTAAGTCCTAGAATTGTAAAATTAAGAGAGTTTGTTATAAATCTTAAATTTAATTAATTATTCTTTTTTATTGTCCCTAGGGTATAAATTTGTTCCTGTCCTCAAATCACGCTAGAATAGAACTACTCCGCTATAATTCTACTTCTCCCGAAGATCACCCGTGAAACTATCAGGTTGATATAAGTTCTGTCCCTAAAATAACTCACAGAACTTAGTCCTTTAAGGGGTGTAGCAACTCTCATCTCTAGGTTATATTGATCTTTTTATTTATCACTAAAGCTTAACAAACTCATTTTAAATCAGTGCATAAGGAAACCAATATGATTGCTTTGCCGGGATATCAAATTTTAGCACAAATCTATGAAAGTATTAACTCGGTTGTTTATCGAGCCATTCGAGAAAAAGATAATTTACCTGTTATTTTGAAAGTGCTCCAGGGAGAATTCCCCTCACAGTCCGATCTCCAAAAATATGAGCGAGAATATAAAATCCTACGCTGCTTTAATTTAGAAAGTGTTATTAAAGTTTATGAACTTCAAACCTATCAAAATACTTTAGTTATGGCTTTAGAAGATTTTGGCGGAGAATCGTTAAAAATCTTATTGGCAACTCAAAAATTTACCTTATTAGGATTTCTCAATATCGCCATCAAAATTGCCCAAGGATTACGAGAAATTCATGCAGCCAACTTAATTCATAAAGATATTAATCCCTCTAATATTGTTTTTAATCCTGCCACAGGACAAGTTAAATTAATTGATTTTAGTATTTCTAGTGGATTAACTCAGGACTCTTTACGTCTGCATCCCCCCCAAAATTTAGAAGGAACCCTCGCCTATATTTCACCCGAACAAACCGGCCGGATGAATCGTTCTGTTGATTATCGCACGGATTTCTATTCTTTGGGTGCAACCTTCTATGAACTATTAACTCAACAGGTTCCCTTTCCGACGGGTGATGCCATGGAAGTTGTTCATGCTCACCTGGCTAAACAACCGATTCCACCCCATGAAATTAACCCCGAAATTCCCCCGATTATTTCTGAAATTGTCTTAAAATTATTATCAAAAACTGCCGAAGAACGTTATCAAAGTGCCTGGGGATTAATTGCCGATTTAGAAAAGAGTTTA is from Planktothrix sp. FACHB-1365 and encodes:
- a CDS encoding manganese catalase family protein; amino-acid sequence: MFFHKKEPIEKGINIDEPNPRFAQLLLEQFGGATGELTAALQYWVQSFHVENPGIRDMLQDIALEEFGHLEMVGKLIEAHTKNVDQTEAFKSTLFTVRGMGPHLLDSQGQAWTAAYVNEGGDVVRDLRANIGAEAGARQTYEELIKLAPDPGTKDTLVYLLTREISHTKMFMKALDSLGKLTDPLFGNIKPDDTVNIYYNLSSNGQDSRGPWNSEPDFEYIADPQVSR
- the secA gene encoding preprotein translocase subunit SecA, whose protein sequence is MLKALLGDPNARKLKKYQPLVTDINILEEEIQSLSDDQLRAKTGEFKEKLAKARNRDDENQILDEILPEAFAVVREAGKRVLGMRHFDVQLLGGIILHTGQIAEMKTGEGKTLVSTLPAYLNALTGKGVHVITVNDYLARRDAEWMGQIHRFLGLSVGLIQQEMSPDARKKNYNCDVTYGTNSEMGFDYLRDNMATSMDEVVQRPFNYCIIDEVDSVLVDEARTPLIISGQVERPSQKYMRAAEVAQMMLKEEHYEVDEKGRNVLMTDEGFAKAEELFGVQDLYDPNDPWAHFVFNALKAKELFIKDVNYIVGNGEVIIVDEFTGRVMPGRRWSDGLHQAIEAKERVDIQPETQTLATITYQNFFLLYPKLSGMTGTAKTEEAEFERIYNLQVTIIPTNRVTGRQDLPDVVYKTEDGKWTSIAEECADLHKEGRPVLVGTTSVEKSEILSNLLQQRKIPHNLLNAKPENVERESEIIAQAGRKGAVTISTNMAGRGTDIILGGNAEFMGRLKMREYLMPKIVKPDDERELAVVGVPGSRRPPAQGFDMSKKPKTWKVATQLFPTELSKSTEQKLKEAVDFAVSVHGERSLPELQAEDLLAVASEKAPTSDPVIQKLREVYNLIVKEYENFTKREHEEVVELGGLHVIGTERHESRRIDNQLRGRAGRQGDPGSTRFFLSLQDNLLRIFGGDRVAGLMDAFNVDEDMPIESRLLTRSLENAQRKVETYYYDIRKQVFEYDEVMNNQRRAIYAERRRVLEGQDLKEQVIKYGEQTMDDIVEAYINPDLPSEEWDLENLVSKSKEFVYLLADLTADQLVDLSVDEIKTFLHEQLRNAYDIKEAQVNQIRAGLMREAERFFILQQIDTLWREHLQQMDALRESVGLRSYGQKDPLIEYKSEGYELFLDMMTDIRRNVIYSMFQFQPQPMTV